A genomic segment from Acidobacteriota bacterium encodes:
- a CDS encoding DUF5666 domain-containing protein encodes MKKIINLSGRILVFSLLICFPILVAKAETARVRGTIRAVNLEERTVTIHTRQDSTVVLNTNEQTEITRNERPARLSDLQTGDRVQAAYETETLLALRITATGEDTPQLARVEGVIQNVDTGAQTLIIAPREGNPVTLQVSANTEITLDGRPARLDELQRGFSAGATYNPANHQAVRISAEGFAEIRGVISAVDTAQNTFTVVAGERTVTLTVTSSTQIALNGRPATLADLRRGYKALATFIPANFVAIRVAADSLAEIAGHIRLIEGTTLTIAPLVEGNPVRLFVTHNTEITINGEPSTFDRLQVGMAVRAVYDVAALTAARLAAQSDAGECTAARVRGVISRIDLENQLIAITPRDATTPVILNVVERTVIMLNDAPARLSDLQVGMRASAAFCRETLNATEIAARGGR; translated from the coding sequence ATGAAAAAAATAATTAACCTAAGCGGACGAATTTTAGTGTTCTCGCTGCTCATCTGCTTCCCCATTCTGGTAGCGAAAGCCGAGACTGCGCGGGTTCGCGGCACCATCCGAGCCGTTAATCTCGAAGAGCGAACCGTCACCATCCACACCCGACAAGACAGCACAGTGGTTTTAAACACCAACGAACAGACCGAAATCACGCGCAACGAACGCCCTGCGCGACTGAGCGATTTACAAACCGGCGACCGTGTGCAGGCTGCTTATGAAACCGAAACTTTACTCGCTTTGCGCATCACCGCCACCGGCGAAGACACCCCACAACTGGCAAGAGTCGAAGGCGTCATTCAAAACGTCGATACGGGCGCGCAGACGCTTATCATTGCGCCACGCGAAGGCAATCCGGTTACTTTGCAGGTTTCCGCTAACACTGAAATTACCCTTGATGGTCGTCCGGCAAGACTCGATGAATTGCAAAGAGGATTCAGCGCCGGAGCCACATACAATCCTGCGAATCATCAAGCGGTGAGAATTTCTGCTGAAGGCTTTGCCGAAATTCGCGGCGTCATCAGCGCCGTCGATACGGCGCAAAACACCTTCACCGTGGTTGCCGGTGAAAGAACCGTGACGCTTACGGTTACCTCAAGCACGCAAATCGCTTTGAATGGTCGTCCCGCCACGCTTGCCGATTTACGTCGCGGCTATAAGGCGCTTGCGACCTTCATCCCCGCGAATTTCGTAGCCATTCGCGTCGCCGCCGATTCGCTTGCAGAAATTGCCGGGCACATTCGCTTAATCGAAGGCACAACGTTGACCATTGCGCCGCTTGTTGAAGGTAATCCGGTGCGTTTGTTCGTTACCCACAACACAGAAATCACCATCAACGGCGAGCCATCGACTTTTGACCGATTGCAAGTCGGCATGGCAGTTCGCGCGGTTTATGATGTCGCGGCGCTTACCGCCGCGCGCCTTGCTGCGCAAAGCGATGCGGGCGAATGCACCGCCGCGCGTGTGCGTGGCGTCATTAGTCGCATTGATTTGGAAAATCAGTTGATTGCCATCACGCCGCGAGACGCAACGACGCCGGTTATTTTAAATGTGGTTGAACGCACGGTGATTATGTTGAATGACGCACCGGCGCGACTTTCCGATTTACAGGTCGGGATGCGCGCAAGCGCCGCTTTTTGCCGGGAAACTTTGAACGCGACGGAAATTGCCGCGCGTGGCGGCAGATAA
- a CDS encoding zf-HC2 domain-containing protein, with protein MNCPPFEKLIAYLEGEADKPLTLAVHSHLESCASCNAARAWYEQVKAIAANDETVAPPEWVLRRASKIFGSQNLRETFVERAGRLIAALVFDSFGNLGFAGARSFASAERQLLYRAEPYSIDLQLTPAADAQGELKGQILRDDEFKFDSVAEVELHLLRDGQTILTTNTNKFGEFSLSKLATGNYDLQFETREISITVVGLPVG; from the coding sequence ATGAACTGCCCACCATTTGAAAAGCTCATCGCTTATCTGGAAGGCGAAGCGGATAAACCGCTGACGCTCGCGGTGCATTCGCATCTCGAAAGTTGCGCGAGTTGCAACGCCGCCCGCGCCTGGTACGAGCAGGTCAAAGCGATTGCGGCAAATGATGAAACCGTCGCGCCACCCGAATGGGTTTTGCGAAGAGCCAGTAAAATATTCGGCTCACAAAATTTGCGCGAGACCTTTGTTGAGCGCGCCGGACGCCTGATTGCGGCATTGGTTTTCGACAGTTTCGGCAACCTTGGGTTTGCCGGGGCGCGTTCTTTTGCAAGCGCCGAACGCCAATTGCTTTATCGCGCCGAACCCTACAGTATTGATTTGCAACTCACGCCGGCAGCGGACGCGCAGGGTGAACTGAAAGGGCAAATTTTGCGCGATGATGAATTCAAATTCGATTCGGTTGCCGAGGTTGAATTGCATTTGCTTCGTGACGGGCAAACCATACTGACGACCAACACCAATAAATTCGGGGAATTTTCGCTCTCTAAACTGGCAACCGGCAATTATGATTTGCAATTCGAGACCCGCGAAATTTCTATCACGGTCGTCGGGTTGCCTGTAGGATAA
- a CDS encoding CHAT domain-containing protein yields the protein MSKSLANRLIEAESAQVFLRELGRRADAQLFAALKNQADQLAYSDIALAKRLVEKIAQLAKLIKEPLAQAYADASRARLLHLLGQHKNASKFYQSAIRAFQKNQRALEAAIIQKQQVDTLAELGLYDQALRVAAQARRILKQKDLVQLAQLETNVGNVHYRLDRYRKALTHYDRAAKILSAVGDKRMLAIVDGNRSNIFAELDRPREAAALLEKTAKTFAKAGQQFAAAQARAKIAYLYFLLGNYNTALTSYYEIRDEMEALGENQQVAWCNLEIGEILLALNSFDDAMERATRAHDSFKAFAMPYEAAQALLICAFAAMGLKHTDGAQDYFIRARKVFSKSDNQIVVAQIDAYRAELALRQNDLSKAERLAAAAYRIFSQQKLLTKAAYARLLLARVAYQVNAFTKAKRLAKATLATIEKLFAPTIAYQAHHLIGKIESRQYHNREALQSFRRAIEIIERMRGALTVDEFKASFLRDKIVVYEDAINACLDEGSDAMLKEAFRLVESSKSRALADLIAGYLRDASQNRSSQKNVEQTGRAKLLKLIEELNWYNAQTNLDEQKGGQRKAMVAQKYVREIARCEKQITELFRKMEIAGSEFAEIHRMQALTAEEMSAVLDADEIAIEYFTTADSVSAFIASRDEIKLARHIAAKPELEALLASLRFQVEKFNYGAAFADEHFEQLNFAINQHLIEIYRKVFAAIEPHLNCEKLIIIPHDVLHYVPFHALLNRRGYLIERFEISYAPSATVLKLCRSRSQKNNLQLNVQNTNFNRQAFSTKSAIELVALGIGDDETPSIESEILALRKIFPQAVTLTGKAATRENLLRFAGRAEFLHLASHGYFRRDNPMFSFLQLADSPLNFYSLLDLKLRAEMVTLSACHTGMNMVFPGDELHGLMRGFLYAGAPTLVASLWAANDTSTSEFMREMYGQIQAGASKRAAIRAAQLAVKDAYGHPYYWAPFVLMGNPN from the coding sequence ATGAGTAAATCGCTGGCAAACAGATTGATTGAAGCGGAAAGCGCGCAAGTGTTTTTGCGCGAATTGGGGCGTCGTGCGGATGCGCAACTATTTGCCGCCTTAAAAAATCAGGCTGACCAACTGGCGTATTCAGATATTGCGCTTGCTAAACGCCTGGTTGAAAAAATCGCCCAACTTGCCAAACTCATCAAAGAGCCGTTGGCTCAAGCCTATGCTGATGCCAGTCGGGCGCGCCTGTTGCATTTGCTCGGACAACATAAAAACGCCAGTAAATTTTATCAATCGGCAATTCGCGCTTTTCAAAAAAACCAACGCGCGCTTGAAGCCGCCATCATTCAAAAACAACAGGTCGATACGCTTGCCGAACTCGGACTTTATGACCAAGCGTTGCGGGTTGCGGCGCAGGCGCGGCGTATTCTCAAACAAAAAGACCTCGTACAACTTGCGCAACTCGAAACCAACGTCGGCAACGTTCATTACCGTTTAGACCGTTATCGAAAGGCGCTGACGCATTATGACCGCGCCGCCAAAATTTTATCCGCCGTTGGTGATAAAAGAATGCTGGCGATTGTTGATGGCAATCGTTCGAATATCTTTGCCGAACTCGATAGACCCCGCGAAGCCGCTGCTTTACTTGAAAAGACCGCGAAAACTTTTGCCAAAGCCGGACAACAATTTGCCGCCGCGCAGGCGCGCGCAAAAATCGCTTATCTCTATTTTTTGCTTGGCAACTACAATACGGCGCTCACCAGTTATTACGAAATCCGCGACGAGATGGAAGCGCTTGGCGAGAATCAACAGGTGGCGTGGTGCAATCTCGAAATCGGCGAAATTCTGCTGGCGCTCAATTCATTCGATGATGCAATGGAGCGCGCAACCCGGGCGCACGATTCGTTCAAAGCATTCGCCATGCCTTACGAAGCGGCGCAGGCGCTACTCATCTGCGCCTTTGCCGCAATGGGTTTGAAACATACAGACGGCGCGCAGGATTATTTCATTCGCGCCCGCAAAGTTTTTTCTAAAAGCGATAATCAGATTGTCGTTGCGCAGATTGATGCCTATCGGGCAGAACTTGCCTTGAGACAAAACGACTTGTCAAAAGCCGAAAGGCTGGCAGCCGCGGCTTATCGAATTTTTTCGCAGCAAAAATTGCTCACCAAAGCAGCTTATGCGAGATTGCTGCTGGCGCGTGTGGCTTATCAGGTGAATGCCTTCACCAAAGCCAAACGACTGGCAAAGGCGACGCTTGCGACAATCGAAAAGCTTTTTGCGCCGACGATTGCTTACCAGGCGCATCACCTCATCGGCAAGATTGAAAGCCGTCAATACCATAACCGCGAAGCGCTGCAAAGTTTTCGTCGCGCCATTGAAATCATTGAACGGATGCGTGGGGCGCTCACGGTTGATGAATTCAAAGCATCTTTTTTACGCGATAAAATTGTTGTATATGAAGACGCCATCAACGCCTGTCTGGATGAAGGCAGCGATGCCATGCTCAAAGAAGCTTTCCGTCTGGTTGAATCCTCGAAATCGCGCGCCCTTGCCGATTTGATTGCCGGTTATTTGCGCGACGCTTCGCAAAACCGCTCCAGCCAAAAAAATGTCGAGCAAACGGGGCGCGCCAAATTGTTGAAATTGATTGAAGAGTTGAATTGGTATAACGCGCAAACCAATCTTGATGAACAAAAGGGCGGGCAACGCAAAGCGATGGTCGCGCAAAAATATGTTCGGGAAATTGCGCGTTGCGAAAAACAGATAACCGAACTGTTTCGCAAGATGGAAATTGCCGGTTCGGAGTTTGCCGAGATACACCGTATGCAGGCGCTCACGGCAGAGGAAATGTCTGCGGTGTTGGACGCCGATGAAATCGCCATCGAATATTTCACCACAGCTGATAGCGTGTCGGCATTTATCGCTTCGCGTGATGAAATTAAACTCGCGCGCCATATCGCTGCAAAACCTGAACTCGAAGCGTTGCTCGCGTCACTCAGGTTTCAAGTTGAAAAATTTAATTACGGCGCGGCATTTGCCGATGAACATTTTGAACAACTCAACTTTGCCATCAATCAACATCTGATTGAAATTTATCGCAAAGTCTTTGCCGCCATTGAACCGCACCTGAACTGCGAAAAATTAATCATCATCCCGCATGACGTTTTGCATTATGTGCCGTTTCACGCGCTCTTGAACCGTCGCGGGTATTTGATTGAACGCTTTGAAATTTCTTATGCGCCAAGCGCCACGGTACTCAAACTTTGCCGTTCGCGCAGTCAAAAAAACAATTTGCAATTGAATGTGCAAAATACAAATTTCAATCGGCAAGCATTTTCAACCAAATCCGCAATTGAACTGGTGGCGTTAGGCATTGGCGATGACGAGACGCCAAGCATCGAATCGGAAATTCTCGCGCTCAGAAAAATTTTCCCGCAGGCGGTGACGCTTACCGGAAAAGCCGCAACGCGAGAAAACCTCCTGCGCTTTGCCGGTCGCGCAGAATTTCTGCATCTCGCGTCACACGGCTATTTTCGCCGCGATAATCCGATGTTTTCGTTTTTACAGCTCGCCGATTCGCCGCTCAATTTTTACAGCCTCCTGGATTTAAAACTGCGAGCCGAAATGGTGACGCTTTCGGCATGTCACACCGGCATGAATATGGTTTTTCCGGGCGATGAGTTGCACGGACTCATGCGCGGCTTTTTATATGCCGGAGCGCCGACACTGGTGGCAAGCCTCTGGGCTGCAAATGACACCTCGACATCTGAGTTTATGCGAGAGATGTATGGGCAAATCCAGGCGGGCGCATCGAAGCGCGCCGCCATTCGCGCCGCCCAACTCGCTGTCAAAGATGCTTACGGGCATCCCTATTACTGGGCACCTTTTGTATTAATGGGAAATCCGAATTGA
- a CDS encoding S8 family serine peptidase, with protein sequence MKRLLLILFSLLCLPVISQAQTPDPARAFAKGEVIVEIKPGASIEAINERHRTTVLERLYGTNFYRLRTPKNKSEIKWRKRLSKDADVLSAALNPVISSPSLFGRSTFSFPEGFATPGFHHADFSAQQPLFDWLKLNEVQKRATGEGIVVAIIDTGIDRLHPLLQNKIWRDARARADVPEDNLDNDLDGLLNDSWGWDFVDHDNDPTEKPDDPQKTVAGHGTFIAGLVTLLAPDARILPVRAFPADGQSDAFTVASAIKYAADHGAQVINLSLGSPEVSELLQSAIEDARARGIIVVAAVGNDNDEKTPQFPSNMESILAVAAVELSGQKAPFSNFGAHVDVCAPGSKLISAYPGASEESFAVWSGTSFAAPLAAAEAALIFSADPKNPDVKKLIEETAQSLDAVNPGLAGKLGKGRIDPLNALQMINSSDAIRPINENYAQTDLSAVALPEAKGRASIIFSDARQIFRLEAYNLSVRTSYKLFIDGKDLTLESPQAERSVTPLGTIRYEFSTEPGKVALPASLNPVSNIHHIEVRDASGGILILQGDLKTEAPEIVRALEKEARLLSPATVAKVGGRANVKILNADQILRIEADALTSDTAYAIFVDGVFLGTRFADSGFIRAQFSNNPSFGQLLPPALLPLTNVRLIELRNLRGEVILRGQFSAVPVAASPIR encoded by the coding sequence ATGAAACGTCTCCTACTCATTCTATTTTCGCTGTTGTGCTTGCCAGTGATTTCGCAAGCGCAAACTCCAGACCCCGCGCGTGCTTTTGCCAAAGGCGAAGTGATTGTTGAAATCAAACCGGGCGCGTCCATTGAAGCCATCAATGAACGCCATCGCACAACGGTACTTGAACGCCTGTACGGGACAAATTTTTACCGGCTGAGGACGCCGAAAAATAAGAGCGAAATCAAATGGCGCAAACGTCTGTCGAAAGACGCCGATGTCTTGAGCGCGGCGCTCAATCCGGTGATCAGCAGTCCGAGTCTGTTCGGGCGTTCGACCTTCAGTTTTCCCGAAGGCTTTGCCACGCCCGGCTTTCATCACGCCGATTTTTCCGCCCAACAACCGCTTTTTGATTGGTTGAAATTGAATGAGGTGCAAAAACGCGCCACCGGCGAAGGCATCGTGGTGGCGATTATTGATACAGGGATAGACCGGCTGCATCCCCTGCTGCAAAACAAAATCTGGCGCGACGCGCGCGCGCGCGCCGATGTCCCCGAAGATAATCTTGATAATGATTTGGATGGTTTGCTCAATGACAGTTGGGGCTGGGATTTTGTTGATCACGATAATGACCCGACCGAAAAGCCCGATGACCCGCAAAAAACCGTAGCCGGGCACGGCACGTTTATCGCTGGACTTGTTACCTTGCTTGCGCCGGACGCGCGTATCCTGCCGGTTCGCGCGTTCCCGGCTGATGGGCAAAGCGATGCGTTTACGGTGGCTTCGGCAATTAAATATGCCGCAGACCACGGCGCACAGGTCATCAATCTCAGTCTGGGTTCGCCCGAAGTCTCTGAACTGCTGCAAAGCGCCATTGAAGATGCGCGCGCCCGTGGCATTATCGTGGTCGCCGCCGTCGGCAATGACAATGATGAAAAGACGCCGCAATTTCCTTCAAATATGGAGAGCATCCTGGCTGTTGCCGCCGTTGAATTGAGCGGACAGAAAGCGCCGTTTTCCAATTTCGGCGCGCATGTGGATGTTTGTGCGCCGGGTTCAAAACTCATCAGCGCCTATCCGGGAGCAAGCGAAGAAAGTTTTGCCGTGTGGAGCGGGACATCGTTTGCCGCGCCGCTTGCCGCCGCCGAAGCGGCTTTGATTTTCAGCGCCGACCCGAAAAATCCCGATGTGAAAAAATTGATTGAAGAGACCGCGCAAAGTCTCGACGCCGTCAATCCGGGGCTTGCAGGAAAACTCGGCAAAGGGCGCATTGACCCATTGAATGCGTTGCAAATGATTAACAGCAGCGATGCGATTCGCCCAATCAATGAAAACTATGCGCAAACCGATTTAAGCGCCGTCGCTTTGCCGGAAGCCAAAGGCAGAGCCTCAATCATCTTTTCGGATGCGCGACAGATTTTTCGTTTAGAGGCGTACAACCTGAGCGTGCGCACCAGCTATAAACTGTTTATCGATGGCAAAGACCTCACGCTTGAAAGCCCGCAAGCCGAGCGCAGCGTCACCCCGCTTGGCACGATTCGCTATGAGTTTTCAACCGAGCCGGGAAAGGTGGCTTTGCCCGCATCACTCAATCCTGTCAGTAACATTCATCACATAGAAGTTCGCGATGCTTCGGGAGGCATTCTCATTTTGCAGGGCGACCTCAAGACCGAAGCGCCGGAAATTGTCCGCGCACTTGAAAAAGAGGCGCGATTGCTCTCGCCCGCTACGGTTGCGAAAGTGGGAGGACGCGCCAATGTGAAAATTTTAAATGCCGACCAGATTCTCCGCATTGAAGCCGATGCGCTAACGTCTGATACCGCATATGCCATTTTCGTTGATGGGGTATTTTTAGGGACGCGGTTTGCCGATTCGGGATTCATACGGGCGCAATTTTCCAACAATCCGAGCTTCGGACAACTGCTGCCGCCGGCGCTTTTGCCACTTACGAATGTGCGGCTGATTGAATTGCGGAATCTGCGCGGCGAAGTGATTCTGCGCGGTCAATTCAGCGCCGTCCCGGTGGCGGCTTCACCAATTCGTTGA
- a CDS encoding radical SAM protein yields MRRCNLSCTYCNEYDDYSKPVPLEEMCKRLDKLAMLGTTAVIISGGEPLMHPDIEKIIARIRHHKMLACMITNGYLLTQDRIKALNDAGLEYMQISIDNINPDEVSKKSLKVLDKKLQWLSALAHFKVNINSVIGGGIKSPDDALAVGSRAVELGFSSSLGIIHDGLGTLKPLKGLEREVFNKMKTLGKKGHTRVNQFQDNLADGKPNKWRCRAGARYLYICEDGLVHYCSQQRGYPGIPLAEYSFEDIKREYNTKKACAPYCTIACVHQVAAFDNKRNPQLLPAKGLVEKESVQAIRRLVQLEVRGDHRAS; encoded by the coding sequence ATGCGGCGTTGTAATTTGTCGTGCACCTATTGCAATGAATATGACGATTATTCCAAACCGGTGCCGCTCGAAGAGATGTGTAAACGCTTAGATAAGCTGGCTATGCTCGGCACCACTGCAGTTATCATCAGCGGCGGCGAACCGCTCATGCACCCCGACATCGAAAAGATCATTGCGCGCATTCGGCATCACAAAATGCTTGCTTGCATGATTACCAATGGCTATTTGCTGACTCAAGATAGGATCAAAGCTCTCAATGATGCGGGGCTTGAATACATGCAAATCAGCATTGATAACATCAACCCCGATGAAGTCTCAAAAAAGAGCCTCAAGGTTTTAGATAAAAAATTGCAATGGTTGTCGGCGCTTGCACATTTTAAAGTCAACATCAATTCGGTGATTGGCGGGGGGATTAAAAGTCCCGATGATGCGTTGGCGGTTGGCAGTCGCGCCGTTGAACTGGGTTTTTCAAGTTCGCTTGGCATCATTCACGACGGGCTTGGCACCCTTAAACCTTTAAAAGGTCTTGAGCGCGAAGTCTTCAACAAGATGAAGACGCTTGGAAAAAAGGGGCACACGCGGGTCAACCAATTTCAAGATAATCTCGCGGACGGCAAACCGAACAAATGGCGGTGTCGCGCAGGGGCGCGTTACCTCTACATTTGCGAAGACGGGCTGGTGCATTACTGCTCGCAGCAACGCGGCTATCCCGGCATTCCGCTTGCCGAATATTCCTTTGAAGATATTAAACGCGAATACAACACCAAAAAAGCCTGTGCGCCGTATTGCACGATTGCCTGTGTCCATCAGGTTGCGGCATTCGATAACAAACGCAACCCGCAATTGCTTCCGGCAAAAGGTCTGGTGGAAAAAGAATCGGTACAGGCGATTCGTCGTCTGGTGCAGTTAGAAGTGCGCGGCGACCATCGCGCCAGTTAA